A portion of the Salminus brasiliensis chromosome 9, fSalBra1.hap2, whole genome shotgun sequence genome contains these proteins:
- the LOC140562745 gene encoding uncharacterized protein, translated as MAAQEVVCIKIRPGTVQKAKINEIQIFLLQGGKSNLYTVLQHPVSEPVQLGGNTTLQCSILTENSAEDHSVYWFRHGSGDSHPGIIYTHGNNGDQCKKSSETGSPTQSCVYKFPKRNLSLSDVGTYYCAVAACGEIIFGNGTKLDFVENGLLVTAVIILAASNIISIIGVLFLCRKSNTIHHKDAAKGQVLQVDQVACDEDLNYAALTFGKKPSTFRGARRQQRPKDTEMYSQVIFTQ; from the exons ATGGCTGCACAAGAAGTAGTCTGTATCAAA ATACGACCTGGAACAGTGCAGAAGGCAAAAATCAATGAGATCCAGATATTTCTGCTTCAAG gtGGAAAATCAAATCTCTATACTGTTCTCCAACATCCCGTCTCAGAACCAGTTCAACTGGGAGGCAATACAACTCTGCAGTGCTCAATACTCACAGAAAACTCTGCAGAAGATCACAGTGTGTACTGGTTCAGACATGGATCAGGAGACTCTCATCCAGGAATCATCTACACTCATGGAAACAATGGTGATCAGTGTAAGAAAAGCTCTGAGACTGGTTCTCCTACACAGAGCTGTGTCTACAAATTCCCCAAGAGGAACCTCAGCCTCTCTGATGTTGGAACTTACTACTGTGCTGTAGCTGCATGTGGGGAGATCATCTTTGGAAATGGAACTAAACTGGACTTTGTAG AGAATGGTCTTTTGGTGACAGCAGTTATTATTTTAGCAGCATCAAACATCATATCCATCATTGGGGTTTTATTTCTGTGTAGAAAATCAAACACCATTCATCATAAAG ATGCTGCTAAAGGTCAAGTCCTTCAAGTAGACCAg GTTGCATGTGATGAAGACTTGAACTACGCAGCATTGACTTTTGGCAAAAAACCTTCAACATTCAGAGGAGCTAGAAGACAGCAGAGGCCCAAAGACACTGAAATGTACTCCCAGGTCATATTTACACAATAA
- the LOC140562746 gene encoding uncharacterized protein translates to MIILDCVWLGVQQIRPATVQKAKINEIQIFLLQASTTAWFKQTPGEKPLLIASAYHSTAVVYHGSFYEHGRFIAIREKSQPVQLGGNTTLQCSILTNNSAEDHSAYWFRHGSGDSHPGIIYTHGNRSDQCEKSSETGSLTQSCVYKLPKRNLSASDAGTYYCAVAACGEILFGNGTKLDFVDSVQLGGNTTLQCSILTDNSVGDHSVYWFRHGSGESYPGIIYTHGNRSDQCEKSSETGSPTQSCIYKLPKRNLSLSDAGTYYCAVAACGEILFGNGTNLYFQGSAADCTVKVNQVACNETLKFAVGRFTNKPHQITEDPDVYSHVIYY, encoded by the exons ATGATCATATTAGATTGTGTCTGGCTGGGGGTGCAACAGATACGACCCGCAACAGTGCAGAAGGCAAAAATCAATGAGATCCAGATATTTCTGCTTCAAG CATCAACAACCGCATGGTTTAAACAGACTCCAGGAGAAAAGCCTCTTCTCATTGCCTCGGCGTATCACTCCACAGCCGTTGTTTATCATGGCAGTTTTTATGAGCACGGGCGCTTTATTGCAATAAGAGAAAAAAGCC AACCAGTTCAACTGGGAGGCAATACAACTCTGCAGTGCTCAATACTCACAAATAACTCTGCAGAAGATCACAGTGCGTACTGGTTCAGGCATGGATCAGGAGACTCTCATCCAGGAATCATCTACACTCATGGAAACAGGAGTGATCAGTGTGAGAAAAGCTCTGAGACTGGTTCTCTTACTCAGAGCTGTGTCTACAAACTCCCCAAGAGGAACCTTAGCGCCTCTGATGCTGGAACTTACTACTGCGCTGTAGCTGCATGTGGAGAGATACTGTTTGGAAATGGAACCAAACTGGACTTTGTAG attcagtcCAACTTGGAGGCAATACAACTCTGCAGTGCTCAATACTCACAGATAACTCTGTAGGAGATCACAGTGTGTACTGGTTCAGGCATGGATCAGGAGAATCTTATCCAGGAATCATCTACACTCATGGAAACAGGAGTGATCAGTGTGAGAAAAGCTCTGAGACTGGTTCTCCTACTCAGAGTTGTATCTACAAACTCCCCAAGAGAAACCTCAGCCTCTCTGATGCTGGAACTTACTACTGTGCTGTAGCTGCATGTGGAGAGATACTGTTTGGAAATGGAACTAACCTGTACTTTCAAG GTTCTGCTGCAGATTGCACAGTTAAAGTAAAccag gttgCATGTaatgaaactttgaaatttgcagTAGGGAGGTTCACCAACAAACCACATCAGATTACTGAGGACCCTGACGTGTACTCTCATGTCATTTATTACTAA